The following proteins come from a genomic window of Pseudomonas sp. WJP1:
- a CDS encoding DUF6124 family protein has product MFKVTPNPPDTDPASPYEPDSNKLNKAAERALDYHFPSTADIKATPRTPSTLFTVDPKATSETLMVYLVETLASVDVMVHKLVDHLDGGARNALLGISNSVMLAEITANRVLDQIDPPD; this is encoded by the coding sequence ATGTTCAAGGTCACACCCAATCCCCCGGACACCGATCCCGCATCCCCCTACGAACCCGACTCAAACAAACTCAACAAGGCCGCCGAACGCGCCCTCGATTACCACTTCCCCTCGACCGCCGACATCAAGGCCACGCCGCGAACACCCAGCACGCTGTTTACCGTCGACCCAAAAGCCACGAGCGAAACCCTGATGGTTTACCTGGTCGAGACACTGGCCTCGGTCGATGTGATGGTGCACAAGTTGGTCGATCATCTGGACGGTGGGGCACGCAATGCGCTGTTGGGCATTTCCAACAGCGTGATGCTCGCGGAAATCACGGCGAATCGGGTGTTGGATCAGATTGATCCGCCTGACTAG
- a CDS encoding helix-turn-helix transcriptional regulator has translation MTKSESHEYPPAATIDCVLDKQRNLQRFYCNSQQTRAPDINISLETVKWNLKNIYAKLGVSSRYDAVSWARKNGLIE, from the coding sequence GTGACAAAATCCGAAAGTCATGAATATCCACCTGCAGCAACAATTGATTGTGTGCTGGATAAACAGCGCAACCTTCAACGCTTTTACTGCAATAGCCAACAAACCCGTGCCCCAGACATTAACATCTCGCTGGAAACGGTGAAGTGGAACCTGAAAAACATCTACGCCAAGCTGGGGGTTTCGAGTCGCTATGACGCGGTGTCGTGGGCGCGCAAGAATGGGTTGATCGAGTGA
- a CDS encoding RHS repeat-associated core domain-containing protein, with translation MQTNHETLLCRYHYDPLDRLSVCTPAEQASTGRFYQKSRLATEIQDLVQHSIFQFDDQLLAQHQRQGGTVATTLLITDQQRSVLNALDTTLPLSRAYTPYGHRHVGNGLLSLLGFNGERPDPVTGHYHLGNGYRQFNPVLMRFNSPDSWSPFGKGGINAYAYCTGDPINRTDPTGHLVKTLLKELQGNLDPTELWNSLYAVKNDFHGTKAIRAAADLEGADPKQFLLNKAINNMVNESRNTLGELKNKISTSVGIEGVIGEISEAAVSTKKFLGVSTQLRGFPDFLNKRMRDKLSWWGGELEVRLKETKKIAADRVRLLRDIELESPSPFRIVDPLASQQPDGARDKIRKS, from the coding sequence ATGCAAACGAACCACGAAACCCTGCTCTGCCGTTACCACTACGACCCACTGGATCGCCTGTCTGTTTGCACGCCAGCGGAGCAGGCAAGCACCGGGCGCTTCTATCAGAAAAGCCGCCTGGCCACCGAGATCCAGGACCTGGTGCAGCATTCAATCTTTCAATTCGACGATCAACTGTTGGCACAGCACCAGCGTCAGGGCGGCACCGTAGCAACAACCTTGCTCATCACCGATCAACAACGCTCGGTGTTGAACGCGCTCGATACAACGCTGCCTCTTTCCCGCGCCTACACGCCTTACGGCCACCGCCATGTGGGAAACGGCCTACTCAGCCTGCTCGGTTTCAACGGCGAACGGCCGGATCCGGTGACAGGGCATTATCATTTGGGTAATGGCTACCGCCAATTCAACCCCGTGTTGATGCGGTTCAACAGCCCGGACAGTTGGAGTCCATTTGGGAAGGGGGGAATCAATGCTTATGCCTATTGTACAGGAGACCCAATTAACAGGACGGATCCAACAGGGCACTTAGTAAAAACACTCCTGAAAGAGCTGCAGGGGAATCTCGATCCAACCGAACTTTGGAATTCGTTATATGCAGTGAAAAATGATTTTCATGGCACTAAAGCAATACGGGCGGCGGCAGATTTGGAGGGCGCGGATCCTAAGCAGTTTCTACTCAATAAAGCCATCAATAACATGGTGAACGAATCAAGAAATACCCTAGGCGAGTTAAAAAATAAAATTAGTACGTCAGTCGGTATTGAAGGAGTGATTGGGGAAATTTCAGAGGCCGCAGTAAGTACAAAAAAATTCCTAGGAGTTAGTACTCAATTACGAGGCTTCCCTGATTTTTTGAACAAGCGGATGAGGGATAAGCTGAGTTGGTGGGGCGGAGAACTCGAGGTCAGACTTAAAGAAACTAAGAAAATAGCTGCTGATAGAGTCAGGCTTTTACGGGATATTGAACTTGAGTCCCCATCTCCTTTTAGGATAGTGGATCCTTTGGCGTCTCAACAACCAGATGGCGCCCGTGACAAAATCCGAAAGTCATGA
- a CDS encoding LuxR C-terminal-related transcriptional regulator, with protein sequence MHTDKLLVSTKFAPPRIGTQTILRERLLEDLRGMAQCRVGLVTGSPGFGKTTLLAQWRQVMMRSGAEVAWLALSADDKHVPIFFAYLRGALQRLGIVLDSGVPLEGARPEFIDEVVATIVEGAASINKELFLVIDDYQHVSDPRSHQLMQKLLDHSPENLHFVISSRVGPPLSFSRLRLSGQLLELDCAALPFDLAESRAFLEQSLAALKLSPEEFHQIHELTSGWPATLQLVIILLRSDPDSRGALREMGWRSDDLQSYLAEDVMAHLPPELAQFMESVSICRRFNASLAQAITGVNSAQAMLKRLDEENLLIFRVEADDRQPWYRFHALFGDFLATRLARRDSAALTELHNRAARWFAERKLLAEAVRHATLAGDLDFAAQLIERAAPATWSLSQLSPLLRLLDRLPQDILFSRPRLFFLGCLAYALTARPAKAEVWLEQFHRSGAAQHADVAYRLPLVQAAIEVQRDRTEPIIGLLKDFQALPDDYSVTRFGAPALLTIAYLAAGRIEEALQCLDDNPIPEAERNGEMALVAEGARTLCYLQAGQMREAERIGSAQLARAVSVHGHRAASAYLGAATLAEVYREVDRTDEAREILANRNGLLQWAMPDTMLRATICRARLDLLQDSAAVAMAFLERQERHFRTINQDRALSHCLAEQARIALLENNKDLAADRVAKLQVLAEKHRESPGFQADIPAIAALAQARLLLATNYPDKALAALAILGTYAKKFSRGQLLVTGQLLQACAKGDLLQPEQAQAHLLEALSLGRRLGLVRTFLDEGEVLRKMLVALSSKPLASEDEAYLRGLLERFGPGSVGRSSESAANGASSMLTPRELAILELISQAMANKRVALTLNISLETVKWNLKNIYAKLGVSSRYDAVSWARKNGLIE encoded by the coding sequence ATGCATACCGACAAGCTGCTCGTATCGACGAAATTCGCTCCACCGCGCATTGGTACCCAGACCATCCTGCGCGAACGCCTGCTCGAGGATTTGCGCGGCATGGCGCAATGCCGCGTGGGCCTGGTGACCGGCAGCCCTGGTTTCGGCAAGACCACGCTGCTGGCCCAGTGGCGACAGGTGATGATGCGTTCCGGGGCGGAGGTCGCCTGGCTGGCGCTGAGCGCCGATGACAAGCACGTGCCGATTTTCTTCGCCTATCTACGCGGCGCGTTGCAGCGTCTGGGCATCGTCCTGGACAGCGGCGTTCCGCTGGAAGGGGCGCGACCGGAGTTCATCGACGAGGTGGTGGCGACCATCGTCGAAGGGGCCGCCAGCATCAACAAAGAGTTGTTCCTGGTGATCGATGACTACCAGCACGTCAGCGACCCGCGCTCCCACCAGCTCATGCAAAAGCTGCTGGACCACAGCCCCGAGAACCTGCACTTCGTCATCTCGTCCCGGGTCGGCCCGCCGCTGAGTTTCAGCCGGCTGCGCCTGAGCGGGCAGTTGCTGGAACTCGATTGCGCCGCCTTGCCGTTCGATCTGGCCGAATCCCGCGCGTTTCTCGAACAGAGCCTGGCCGCCTTGAAGCTCAGCCCGGAAGAATTCCATCAGATCCACGAACTCACCAGTGGTTGGCCAGCCACGTTGCAGCTGGTGATCATCCTGCTGCGCAGCGACCCGGACTCGCGCGGTGCCTTGCGCGAAATGGGCTGGCGTTCCGACGACCTGCAGAGCTACCTGGCCGAAGACGTCATGGCCCATCTGCCGCCCGAGTTGGCGCAGTTCATGGAAAGCGTGAGTATTTGCCGGCGCTTCAACGCCTCCCTGGCGCAAGCGATTACCGGCGTCAACTCGGCGCAAGCCATGCTCAAGCGGCTGGATGAAGAAAACCTGCTGATCTTTCGCGTCGAAGCCGATGACCGTCAACCCTGGTACCGCTTTCACGCGCTGTTCGGCGATTTCCTCGCCACGCGGCTCGCTCGTCGCGACAGCGCAGCGCTGACCGAACTGCATAACCGGGCCGCCCGCTGGTTCGCCGAGCGCAAGCTGCTCGCCGAAGCGGTACGCCATGCCACCCTGGCGGGCGACCTGGACTTCGCCGCGCAACTGATCGAACGGGCCGCCCCGGCCACCTGGAGCCTGAGTCAGCTCAGCCCGCTGCTGCGCCTGCTCGACCGCTTGCCACAGGACATCCTGTTTTCCCGGCCGCGCCTGTTCTTTCTCGGTTGCCTGGCCTATGCACTCACGGCCCGCCCGGCCAAGGCCGAGGTCTGGCTGGAGCAATTCCATCGCAGTGGTGCGGCTCAGCACGCTGACGTCGCCTATCGACTGCCCTTGGTGCAGGCGGCCATCGAAGTTCAGCGTGATCGCACCGAGCCAATCATTGGCTTGCTCAAGGATTTCCAGGCGTTGCCGGATGACTATTCCGTGACACGCTTCGGCGCGCCGGCGCTGCTGACCATCGCTTATCTGGCGGCGGGGCGGATCGAGGAAGCGCTGCAGTGCCTGGATGACAACCCCATCCCCGAAGCCGAGCGCAATGGCGAGATGGCACTGGTGGCCGAAGGCGCCCGGACCCTGTGTTACCTGCAGGCCGGCCAGATGCGCGAGGCCGAGCGGATCGGTTCGGCACAGCTGGCCCGCGCGGTGTCGGTGCACGGGCACCGTGCCGCCAGTGCCTATCTGGGGGCTGCCACGCTGGCCGAGGTCTACCGCGAGGTGGACCGAACCGACGAAGCGCGGGAAATCCTCGCCAACCGCAATGGCCTGCTGCAATGGGCCATGCCCGACACCATGCTGCGTGCAACGATCTGCCGGGCACGCCTGGACCTGCTGCAGGACAGCGCCGCCGTGGCCATGGCCTTTCTGGAACGCCAGGAACGCCACTTTCGCACCATCAACCAGGACCGTGCCCTTTCGCACTGCCTGGCCGAGCAGGCCCGCATCGCCTTGCTGGAGAACAACAAGGATCTGGCCGCCGACCGGGTCGCCAAACTGCAGGTACTGGCTGAAAAACACCGAGAGTCCCCAGGCTTCCAGGCAGACATCCCGGCGATCGCGGCGCTGGCGCAAGCGCGCCTGCTGCTGGCCACCAATTACCCGGACAAAGCCCTCGCAGCCCTGGCCATCCTGGGCACCTACGCGAAAAAATTCAGCCGCGGGCAATTGCTGGTCACCGGCCAGTTGCTCCAGGCGTGCGCAAAAGGCGACCTCCTGCAGCCGGAACAGGCGCAAGCCCACTTGCTGGAAGCCTTGTCCCTGGGCCGCCGCCTGGGGCTGGTGCGCACCTTCCTCGACGAAGGTGAGGTGCTGCGCAAGATGCTCGTGGCACTTTCGAGCAAGCCGCTGGCCAGTGAGGATGAGGCTTACTTAAGAGGGCTGCTTGAGCGCTTCGGTCCTGGAAGCGTCGGTCGCTCCAGCGAGTCAGCGGCCAATGGCGCCTCTTCCATGCTCACGCCACGGGAGCTGGCCATCCTGGAACTGATCAGCCAGGCGATGGCCAACAAACGCGTGGCCCTGACACTGAACATCTCGCTGGAGACGGTGAAGTGGAACCTGAAAAACATCTACGCCAAGCTGGGGGTTTCGAGTCGCTATGACGCGGTGTCGTGGGCGCGAAAGAATGGGTTGATTGAGTGA
- a CDS encoding acyl-CoA dehydrogenase family protein: MIPRTLFDHEHEAFRDTVKRFLAQQCTPFHEQWEEDHRVPRQIWERAGELGMLNATTPQEYGGLGLDRRFSMIAVEEVARAGLSGLNGFNVHDICAGYLINFGTEAQKQQWLPRMASGEVIAAVAMTEPDTGSDLQAVKTRAVPDGDDYVINGAKTFISNGTNSDLIVVIAKTGNTGKGSRDISLILVEADRVGVTKSKPLRKVGLHAQDTTMLFFQDVRVPKANILGGEPGQGFYQLMKELAWERLSIGILAIAASQAVLEQTIGYTRERKAFGTPIIEFQNSRFKLADLKTEIVIGQTYIDRCMELILQHELSQQAAAAAKLWCTELYSKVVDQCVQLHGGNGYMLEYPVARHYLDSRVNRIYGGANDIMRELVARTL, translated from the coding sequence ATGATCCCGCGCACTCTCTTCGATCATGAACATGAAGCGTTTCGCGACACCGTAAAGCGGTTTCTCGCGCAGCAATGCACGCCGTTCCATGAACAGTGGGAAGAGGACCATCGGGTTCCCCGGCAGATCTGGGAGCGCGCCGGTGAACTGGGCATGCTCAACGCCACGACCCCGCAGGAATATGGCGGCCTGGGCCTGGACCGACGCTTTTCGATGATCGCCGTGGAGGAAGTGGCCCGCGCCGGGCTTTCCGGCTTGAACGGTTTCAACGTGCACGACATCTGTGCCGGCTACCTGATCAACTTCGGCACCGAAGCACAGAAACAGCAATGGCTGCCGAGAATGGCCAGCGGCGAAGTCATCGCCGCCGTGGCCATGACTGAACCCGATACCGGTTCCGACCTGCAAGCGGTCAAGACCCGCGCCGTGCCCGACGGCGATGACTACGTGATCAACGGGGCCAAGACCTTCATTTCCAATGGCACCAACAGCGACCTTATCGTGGTGATCGCCAAGACCGGCAATACCGGCAAAGGCTCGCGGGATATCTCGCTGATCCTGGTGGAGGCCGACCGGGTCGGCGTCACCAAGTCCAAGCCGCTGCGCAAGGTCGGCCTGCATGCCCAGGACACCACCATGCTGTTCTTCCAGGACGTGCGGGTGCCCAAGGCCAACATCCTGGGGGGCGAGCCTGGCCAGGGGTTTTATCAGCTGATGAAGGAGCTGGCGTGGGAGCGCCTGAGCATCGGCATCCTGGCCATTGCCGCAAGCCAGGCGGTGCTCGAGCAGACCATTGGCTACACCCGCGAGCGCAAGGCCTTCGGCACGCCGATCATCGAATTCCAGAATTCGCGCTTCAAGCTGGCGGATCTCAAGACCGAAATCGTCATCGGGCAGACCTACATCGATCGCTGTATGGAACTGATCCTGCAACACGAACTGAGCCAGCAGGCAGCAGCGGCGGCCAAGCTGTGGTGCACCGAGCTGTATTCCAAGGTAGTGGACCAGTGCGTGCAGCTGCATGGCGGCAACGGCTACATGCTCGAGTACCCGGTTGCCCGGCATTACCTGGACAGCCGTGTCAATCGCATCTACGGCGGCGCCAACGACATCATGCGCGAACTGGTGGCGCGAACCCTCTGA
- a CDS encoding LacI family DNA-binding transcriptional regulator, which translates to MQHDSTKQGLSARQHSTPVVRVTARDLAQRIGVATSTVTRAFDAQSRISAKLRERILAMADQLGYRPNAIARSLNQRKTGIVALVVGDMANPFYPALVEELSLQLRQAGRQLLLFVVPPGGDADELMPQLLQYQVDGIVVTAAKLSSHLADLCARQGVGLVFMNRRVEDASVWSVCCDNERMAAEVAGYLVGQQRQACAFVSGDPGISTTADRLRGFERGLVAYGQSLVACVEGGYTYEGARDAAARLFSAGQPAIDAVFCANDVMALGVLSYLRMNTNLRVPEDVAVVGFDDIRAAAWPENSLTTVHQPLSQMIDCAIRLLGKGRPGDGADQALHEVPGHLVLRTSA; encoded by the coding sequence ATGCAGCACGACAGCACCAAGCAGGGTCTATCGGCCCGGCAGCACTCGACGCCCGTCGTGCGCGTCACCGCCAGGGACCTTGCCCAACGCATAGGGGTCGCCACCTCCACGGTCACTCGCGCCTTCGATGCGCAGTCGCGCATCTCGGCCAAGCTGCGCGAGCGCATCCTTGCCATGGCCGATCAACTGGGCTATCGGCCCAACGCCATCGCCCGCTCACTGAACCAGCGCAAGACCGGCATCGTTGCGCTGGTGGTTGGCGATATGGCCAATCCCTTCTATCCGGCGCTGGTCGAGGAGCTTTCCCTGCAACTGCGCCAGGCAGGCCGGCAACTGCTGCTGTTCGTGGTGCCACCGGGGGGCGATGCGGACGAACTGATGCCGCAACTGCTGCAGTACCAGGTCGATGGGATCGTGGTGACCGCCGCGAAATTGTCTTCACACCTGGCGGACCTGTGCGCACGCCAGGGTGTCGGCCTGGTGTTCATGAACCGCCGTGTCGAGGACGCGAGCGTTTGGTCGGTGTGCTGCGATAACGAGCGCATGGCCGCCGAGGTGGCCGGCTATCTGGTGGGACAACAACGCCAGGCCTGCGCCTTCGTGTCCGGTGATCCGGGCATCTCCACCACGGCTGATCGCTTGCGCGGCTTCGAGCGGGGCCTGGTCGCGTACGGTCAAAGCCTGGTTGCCTGCGTTGAGGGTGGATACACCTACGAAGGCGCGCGCGACGCGGCGGCCCGACTGTTCAGCGCTGGGCAACCCGCCATCGACGCGGTGTTCTGCGCCAACGACGTGATGGCCCTCGGCGTACTGAGTTACCTGCGGATGAACACCAACCTGCGCGTACCTGAGGATGTCGCCGTGGTCGGCTTCGACGATATCCGCGCTGCCGCCTGGCCGGAAAACTCACTGACCACCGTGCACCAGCCCCTGAGCCAGATGATCGATTGCGCCATTCGCTTGCTGGGCAAGGGTCGCCCCGGCGACGGCGCCGACCAGGCACTCCACGAGGTGCCGGGGCATCTGGTGTTGCGCACCTCCGCATAA
- the hisD gene encoding histidinol dehydrogenase, which translates to MIQQLKKGQSAQAKASNQAQVRATVEAILADIEQRGDAAVRDYSEKFDHWAPQDMRLTQEQIDACIASLPAQTLDDIRFAQAQIRRFAQIQKDSMHDVEVETLPGVVLGHRNIPVNSVGCYIPGGKYPLIASAHMSVLTAKVAGVKRVIASAPPFEGRPCPEIVAAMHLAGADEIYCLGGVQAVAAMAIGTESIVGVDMIVGPGNAYVAEAKRQLFGRVGIDLFAGPTETLVICDDTVDAELVAVDLLGQAEHGPTSPAYCVTTSQKIAEELPAAIDQVLSRLDTAPVASVAWNDFGEIYLCDTDEEALEVAERLCSEHVQVMTQDPAWYHDRMTRYGALFLGHRTNVSYGDKVIGTNHTLPTMGAGRYTGGLWVGKFIKTHTYQRVLTDEASVMIGEYCSRLCGYEYMSGHKEQADIRVRRMKQEA; encoded by the coding sequence GTGATTCAACAACTCAAGAAAGGCCAGTCGGCCCAGGCGAAAGCGAGCAATCAAGCCCAGGTGCGCGCCACCGTGGAAGCTATCCTGGCTGACATCGAGCAACGCGGTGATGCTGCGGTGCGCGACTACTCCGAAAAGTTCGACCACTGGGCGCCGCAAGACATGCGCCTGACCCAGGAACAGATCGACGCGTGCATCGCCAGCCTGCCCGCTCAGACGCTCGACGACATCAGGTTCGCCCAGGCGCAGATTCGCCGCTTTGCCCAGATCCAGAAGGATTCGATGCACGATGTCGAGGTCGAGACCTTGCCCGGCGTGGTTCTCGGTCATCGCAACATCCCGGTCAATTCGGTGGGCTGCTACATCCCAGGCGGCAAGTACCCGTTGATCGCCAGCGCCCACATGAGCGTGCTCACCGCCAAGGTCGCCGGCGTCAAGCGCGTAATCGCCAGTGCACCGCCATTCGAAGGCCGGCCGTGCCCGGAGATCGTCGCGGCGATGCACCTGGCCGGCGCTGACGAGATCTACTGCCTGGGTGGTGTGCAAGCCGTGGCGGCCATGGCCATCGGCACCGAGAGCATCGTCGGCGTCGACATGATCGTCGGCCCGGGCAATGCCTATGTCGCCGAAGCCAAGCGCCAGTTGTTCGGCCGTGTCGGCATCGACCTGTTCGCCGGGCCGACCGAAACCCTGGTGATCTGCGATGACACGGTGGATGCCGAACTGGTCGCCGTCGACTTGCTGGGCCAGGCCGAACACGGCCCGACCTCCCCCGCCTATTGCGTGACCACCAGCCAAAAAATCGCCGAAGAATTGCCGGCCGCGATAGACCAGGTGCTTTCACGGCTGGACACCGCGCCTGTCGCGAGCGTGGCCTGGAACGACTTCGGTGAGATCTACCTGTGCGACACCGACGAAGAGGCCCTGGAAGTCGCCGAGCGCCTGTGCTCCGAACACGTGCAGGTGATGACCCAGGATCCGGCCTGGTACCACGACCGCATGACGCGTTACGGCGCCCTGTTTCTCGGCCACCGCACCAACGTCAGCTATGGCGACAAGGTCATCGGCACCAACCACACGCTGCCGACCATGGGCGCGGGGCGTTACACCGGTGGGCTGTGGGTGGGCAAGTTCATCAAGACCCACACCTACCAGCGCGTGCTGACAGATGAGGCCAGTGTGATGATCGGCGAGTACTGCTCACGGCTGTGTGGCTACGAATACATGTCCGGCCACAAGGAGCAGGCGGATATCCGCGTGCGCCGCATGAAGCAGGAGGCTTGA
- a CDS encoding acyl-CoA thioesterase: MSKPVPHERNAYPYLRDITTRWMDNDVYGHVNNVIYYSWFDTVVNGWLLEQNVLDFERSPAVGLVVDTHCSYFSSIAFPDLVRAGLRVASLGTSSVRYEVGLFANGNNEASAQGHFVHVYVDRVTRRPVALPESLRRALESIEVAS, from the coding sequence ATGAGCAAACCCGTACCGCACGAGCGCAACGCCTATCCCTACCTGCGCGACATCACCACCCGCTGGATGGACAACGACGTCTACGGTCACGTCAACAACGTCATCTACTACAGCTGGTTCGACACCGTGGTCAACGGCTGGCTGCTGGAGCAGAACGTGCTCGACTTCGAGCGCAGTCCTGCAGTCGGCCTGGTGGTCGATACCCATTGTAGCTACTTTTCGTCCATCGCTTTCCCCGACCTGGTGCGCGCCGGGCTGCGCGTGGCGAGCCTGGGTACTTCAAGCGTTCGTTATGAAGTGGGGCTGTTCGCCAATGGCAACAACGAGGCTTCGGCGCAGGGTCACTTCGTCCACGTCTATGTTGATCGCGTGACGCGCCGGCCGGTGGCGCTACCTGAATCCTTGCGCCGCGCGCTGGAGAGCATCGAGGTGGCGTCATGA
- a CDS encoding arylsulfatase, which produces MNTLCKLVLGCVALAVPLVQAQSVKPNILVIWGDDIGWQNVSAYGMGTMGYTTPNIDQIGMQGIRFTDHYGQPSCTAGRAAFITGQYPIRSGMTTVGQPGDKLGLQAASPSLAEVLKEAGYRTGQFGKNHLGDNNPNLPTVHGFDEFFGNLYHLNTEEQREYADYQNFAKAYPGGPQAYATKFATRDVLHSFASDKDDTTSDPRFGLVGKQTIEDTGPLTTQRMEDFDGAEVIPHALDFMRKAKSDDKPFFVWLNTSRMHLYTHLNDKWRHAAAPYTHEDDMQGSGMLQHDHDIGQVLDFLKRNGLDDNTIVWYSTDNGPEHSSWPHGATTPFRGEKMTTYEGGVRVPSMLRWPGVIKPGQIKNGIQAHQDMFTTLAAAAGVPDVVERMKVQKKQYIDGINNLDYWTGKAPESARTSLFYYIESKLTAVRIGPWKLHFSTKEDYYAPIKALFAPLMFNLRSDPFESYDSNDSYGHMIQKSSWISAPMSELIGAHLKSLAEYPPVQAAKSFDRSNLVQDFLRSQHKPQ; this is translated from the coding sequence ATGAATACCTTGTGCAAGCTTGTCCTGGGCTGCGTTGCGCTTGCCGTTCCACTGGTGCAGGCGCAGTCGGTCAAACCCAACATCCTGGTGATCTGGGGCGACGACATTGGCTGGCAGAACGTGAGTGCGTACGGCATGGGCACCATGGGCTACACCACGCCGAATATCGACCAGATCGGCATGCAGGGCATCCGTTTCACCGATCACTACGGGCAGCCCTCCTGCACGGCCGGTCGCGCGGCGTTCATCACCGGCCAGTACCCGATTCGTTCCGGGATGACCACCGTGGGTCAGCCGGGCGACAAGCTCGGCCTGCAAGCCGCCTCGCCAAGCCTGGCCGAAGTATTGAAAGAGGCGGGTTACCGCACTGGCCAGTTCGGCAAGAATCACCTCGGCGACAACAATCCCAACTTGCCGACGGTGCATGGCTTCGACGAGTTTTTCGGCAACCTGTACCACCTCAATACCGAGGAACAGCGTGAATACGCGGACTACCAGAATTTCGCCAAGGCCTATCCCGGCGGACCGCAGGCCTACGCCACAAAATTCGCCACCCGTGACGTGCTGCACAGCTTCGCCAGCGACAAGGACGACACGACGTCAGACCCACGATTTGGCTTGGTCGGCAAACAGACCATCGAGGACACCGGGCCGCTGACGACCCAGCGCATGGAAGATTTCGACGGGGCCGAAGTGATCCCCCATGCGCTGGACTTCATGCGCAAAGCCAAGAGCGACGACAAGCCGTTCTTCGTCTGGCTCAACACCAGCCGCATGCACCTGTACACCCACCTCAACGACAAGTGGCGACATGCCGCCGCCCCGTACACCCACGAAGACGACATGCAAGGCAGCGGCATGCTGCAGCACGACCATGACATCGGCCAGGTGCTCGACTTCCTCAAGCGCAACGGCCTGGATGACAACACCATCGTCTGGTACTCCACCGACAATGGCCCGGAACATTCCTCCTGGCCCCATGGCGCCACGACCCCCTTCCGTGGCGAGAAGATGACCACCTACGAAGGCGGCGTGCGCGTACCCTCGATGTTGCGCTGGCCGGGTGTGATCAAGCCGGGCCAGATCAAGAATGGCATCCAGGCGCACCAGGACATGTTCACCACCCTGGCCGCGGCGGCGGGTGTGCCGGACGTGGTCGAGCGCATGAAAGTGCAGAAAAAGCAGTACATCGATGGCATCAACAACCTCGACTACTGGACCGGCAAGGCGCCGGAAAGCGCGCGTACCAGCCTCTTCTACTACATCGAGAGCAAGTTGACCGCCGTACGCATCGGCCCGTGGAAGCTGCACTTCTCAACCAAGGAGGACTACTACGCGCCGATCAAGGCGCTGTTTGCACCGCTGATGTTCAACCTGCGCAGCGACCCGTTCGAAAGCTACGACAGCAATGATTCCTACGGCCACATGATCCAGAAGTCGTCGTGGATCTCGGCACCGATGAGCGAGCTGATCGGCGCACACCTGAAGTCCCTGGCCGAGTACCCGCCGGTGCAGGCGGCCAAGTCGTTCGACCGATCGAACCTGGTGCAGGACTTCCTGAGGAGTCAGCACAAGCCACAGTGA